One segment of Terriglobia bacterium DNA contains the following:
- a CDS encoding CHAT domain-containing protein — protein MTNAHLEIRHGDPIALLAEANRLSWLGNWYAAGPLYQQAEGRFHASGDTENEIYARIGRIRAQAVNVPLDRTLSLFSNELEVTTMNPKSRLWCLALKGYLEINSDSNSTKRDWTEALQIANTLGESQWAARATGELGVIAFLEGNTASAVSQLGKAILSAYRTGDTASQVRLLSMLGNGFNEERRFSEALTMFKRAIATTESTPDAGFPFMAYGGEAAALTGLHQTAQAKELLERALTAARSQENRVNEADLLVQMGEVALAEDNLDAAKSHFIQAGRIADEMRLYRTLSYAMFDLANLDRQLGDIENAGDALTAGLKASRRLGDRYYVPRDLTAMAELAVAKNKLRRADRLFEQAEDVLDGILINQHSFEESTARAGSMSSTYLEHFRLAFQMGDVGRAFQVLERVRGRTVASHLYARENVNNNSPQVVSLEAKIAATQLALLRTDDARERSAVLEQLLADERNLAFELNESGLQRQEMLLKPAALKTIQTVLGEDEVLVEYVLDEPKSFCIVITRKSADLRVLPAGSNKLQTVTGSYLSELKSRRSGEPFAAELYSLLVEPVVNSFQQSRLIISADGILHLLPFEALSHGNSFVVDSKVVSYTPSATVLWRLRTTQIAESRRPLLAVGAVEYKLVRALPKSVERGSLTAVVVRGLAELSSSRLEDLPGSRDEVLAIAQIAGPNTELLLGQKATESAFKNQALADYRVIHLATHAAADPQYPDRAALVLGIAPNTSDDGLLQVREIMHLPIKADLVTLSACDTNVGTAEGEAGVVNLEQAFLVAGARAVVASLWNVEDNSTTALMKAFYTYLAQHEDKALALAHAKRDMLEHYGDPSPYYWAPFVLVGEGAQAVSFGR, from the coding sequence ATGACCAACGCTCACCTTGAGATTCGACACGGTGATCCAATCGCGCTGCTTGCGGAGGCAAACCGTTTGTCGTGGTTGGGGAATTGGTATGCGGCGGGACCTCTCTATCAGCAAGCGGAGGGACGTTTTCACGCAAGCGGCGACACCGAGAACGAAATCTATGCTCGCATCGGACGCATACGGGCGCAAGCGGTGAATGTCCCGCTCGATCGGACGTTGTCACTGTTCAGCAACGAGTTGGAAGTGACGACAATGAACCCAAAGTCACGCCTGTGGTGCCTGGCGCTCAAAGGGTATCTAGAGATAAACAGCGACTCCAACTCCACTAAGCGTGATTGGACCGAAGCTCTGCAAATTGCAAACACCTTGGGAGAAAGCCAGTGGGCGGCCCGCGCAACTGGCGAACTTGGCGTTATCGCTTTCCTCGAAGGAAATACTGCGTCGGCGGTGAGCCAACTAGGAAAGGCGATTCTCTCTGCCTACCGCACCGGCGATACCGCTTCGCAAGTCCGCCTCCTATCGATGCTCGGAAATGGTTTCAACGAAGAAAGACGATTCTCAGAAGCGCTCACGATGTTCAAACGCGCCATTGCCACGACGGAAAGCACTCCGGATGCTGGATTCCCGTTCATGGCCTACGGCGGCGAGGCCGCGGCCCTGACCGGTCTGCATCAGACCGCACAAGCCAAGGAGTTGTTGGAAAGAGCATTAACCGCAGCTCGCTCACAAGAGAATCGGGTCAATGAGGCCGACTTATTGGTTCAGATGGGCGAAGTCGCATTGGCGGAAGACAACTTAGATGCCGCGAAATCTCATTTTATCCAGGCCGGACGCATTGCCGACGAGATGAGACTCTATCGCACACTGTCCTATGCGATGTTCGATCTCGCCAACCTGGACCGACAGCTTGGTGATATAGAAAACGCGGGCGACGCCCTAACAGCCGGACTCAAAGCAAGCCGTCGTCTCGGAGATCGGTATTATGTGCCCCGCGACCTTACGGCGATGGCCGAACTAGCAGTCGCCAAAAACAAGTTGCGACGGGCGGACAGGCTATTCGAACAGGCTGAAGACGTGCTGGACGGAATTCTGATCAATCAGCACAGCTTTGAGGAGAGCACAGCACGTGCAGGCTCAATGAGCAGCACATACCTTGAACATTTCCGCTTGGCCTTCCAGATGGGAGATGTCGGGCGGGCATTTCAGGTTCTGGAGCGAGTTCGGGGTCGGACGGTTGCGAGTCATCTATACGCACGAGAAAACGTCAATAACAATTCGCCCCAGGTTGTCTCGCTAGAAGCCAAGATCGCGGCTACACAACTCGCATTGCTGAGAACCGATGACGCGAGAGAAAGATCGGCCGTTTTGGAGCAGTTGCTCGCAGATGAGCGCAATCTTGCTTTCGAGTTGAACGAGTCAGGACTGCAACGCCAAGAGATGCTCCTGAAACCCGCGGCTCTGAAAACCATTCAAACAGTTTTAGGGGAAGACGAAGTTCTGGTCGAATATGTCCTCGACGAGCCGAAATCATTTTGCATAGTGATCACGCGGAAATCAGCGGACCTTCGTGTCTTGCCAGCCGGCAGCAACAAACTCCAGACCGTGACAGGGTCTTACCTTTCCGAGTTGAAATCGAGGAGGTCCGGCGAACCATTCGCCGCCGAGCTCTATTCCCTCCTGGTCGAACCAGTCGTGAATTCATTTCAACAGTCTCGCCTGATCATCTCGGCTGATGGCATTCTGCACTTGCTCCCGTTCGAGGCGCTGTCACATGGCAACAGCTTCGTCGTTGACTCAAAGGTCGTCTCCTACACGCCTTCAGCGACCGTGCTGTGGCGCCTGCGGACGACGCAGATTGCAGAGAGCCGCCGCCCCTTGCTCGCTGTCGGAGCGGTCGAATACAAGCTGGTACGAGCGCTGCCCAAGAGTGTTGAGCGAGGTTCGTTGACTGCCGTAGTCGTTAGAGGACTGGCTGAGCTTTCTAGTTCGCGCTTAGAGGACTTGCCCGGTAGTCGCGACGAAGTGCTGGCGATAGCCCAAATTGCCGGCCCGAATACCGAGCTACTACTTGGACAAAAGGCCACGGAGAGCGCCTTCAAGAACCAGGCGTTGGCTGATTATCGCGTGATTCATCTTGCCACCCATGCTGCGGCCGACCCGCAATACCCGGATCGAGCCGCTCTTGTTTTGGGAATCGCTCCGAACACGTCTGATGACGGATTACTCCAGGTGCGCGAGATTATGCATCTGCCGATCAAAGCAGACCTGGTCACGTTATCGGCCTGCGACACCAACGTCGGTACAGCAGAGGGAGAAGCCGGGGTGGTGAACCTTGAACAGGCGTTCCTGGTTGCCGGCGCGCGCGCGGTAGTGGCGAGTTTATGGAATGTCGAAGACAACTCGACTACCGCGCTAATGAAGGCGTTTTACACATATCTCGCGCAGCACGAAGATAAGGCATTAGCGCTCGCCCATGCCAAACGCGACATGCTGGAGCATTACGGAGATCCATCTCCTTACTATTGGGCGCCTTTTGTGCTGGTCGGGGAAGGCGCTCAAGCGGTCTCGTTCGGGAGATAA